The following are encoded in a window of Pan troglodytes isolate AG18354 chromosome 4, NHGRI_mPanTro3-v2.0_pri, whole genome shotgun sequence genomic DNA:
- the CDH10 gene encoding cadherin-10 isoform X4, which yields MQSCSAEALLLPAGLSTGALIAILLCIIILLVIVVLFAALKRQRKKEPLILSKEDIRDNIVSYNDEGGGEEDTQAFDIGTLRNPAAIEEKKLRRDIIPETLFIPRRTPTAPDNTDVRDFINERLKEHDLDPTAPPYDSLATYAYEGNDSIAESLSSLESGTTEGDQNYDYLREWGPRFNKLAEMYGGGESDKDS from the exons ATGCAATCCTGCAGTGCTGAAGCCCTGCTCCTCCCTGCCGGCCTCAGCACCGGGGCCTTGATCGCCATCCTCCTCTGCATCATCATTCTACTGG TTATAGTAGTACTGTTTGCAGCTCTGAAAAGACAGCGAAAAAAAGAGCCTCTGATCTTGTCAAAAGAAGATATCAGAGACAACATTGTGAGCTATAACGATGAGGGTGGTGGAGAGGAGGACACCCAGGCCTTTGATATCGGCACCCTGAGGAATCCTGCAGCCATTGAGGAAAAAAAGCTCCGGCGAGATATTATTCCAGAAACGTTATTTATTCCTCGGAGGACTCCTACAGCTCCAGATAACACGGACGTCCGGGATTTCATTAATGAAAGGCTAAAAGAGCATGATCTTGACCCCACCGCACCCCCCTACGACTCACTTGCAACCTATGCCTATGAAGGAAATGATTCCATTGCTGAATCTCTGAGTTCATTAGAATCAGGTACTACTGAAGGAGACCAAAACTACGATTACCTCCGAGAATGGGGCCCTCGGTTTAATAAGCTAGCAGAAATGTATGGTGGTGGGGAAAGTGACAAAGACTCTTAA